From Desulfotignum phosphitoxidans DSM 13687, one genomic window encodes:
- a CDS encoding DUF4242 domain-containing protein has protein sequence MSKLNKYMMVHNNPGINCEEVQANWRKLAAVESATWVRTYYNDEKGVRYCLWLAPSEEDLKDIFTEIGISWESIVPVEETVPDLWGEKWNEHLEKDVAADTLGN, from the coding sequence ATGAGTAAATTAAACAAGTACATGATGGTTCACAACAACCCGGGCATCAACTGCGAAGAAGTTCAGGCAAACTGGCGGAAACTGGCGGCCGTGGAAAGCGCCACCTGGGTCCGAACCTATTACAATGACGAAAAAGGGGTTCGCTACTGCCTCTGGCTGGCCCCTTCCGAAGAGGACCTGAAAGACATCTTCACGGAAATCGGCATCAGCTGGGAGTCCATTGTGCCGGTGGAAGAAACCGTCCCGGATCTCTGGGGCGAAAAATGGAACGAACACCTGGAAAAAGACGTGGCCGCCGATACACTGGGCAACTGA
- a CDS encoding AF1514 family protein — protein MAQIHINPDNQTPETIHLSIPEDTFNFSSAKQMAKDMAFEKCDAPMILSWKNSKTGESYPDYECGVSDRPFWIRYAEGRGANLTIDFNDGEYVFMILKM, from the coding sequence ATGGCTCAGATTCATATCAATCCGGATAACCAGACCCCGGAAACCATCCATTTGTCCATCCCAGAAGATACCTTCAATTTTTCATCCGCCAAGCAGATGGCCAAAGACATGGCTTTTGAAAAATGTGATGCCCCCATGATCCTGTCATGGAAAAACAGCAAAACGGGGGAATCCTATCCCGACTATGAATGCGGGGTATCGGACCGTCCCTTCTGGATCCGGTACGCTGAAGGCAGAGGCGCCAACCTGACCATTGATTTCAATGACGGGGAGTATGTGTTCATGATTTTAAAGATGTAA
- a CDS encoding SDR family NAD(P)-dependent oxidoreductase produces the protein MIDFQGQTALVTGAGAGIGRAYALELARRGANVVVNDIGRTRDGLFCADVVVDDIDQVREFDTCGEIYSLGRPLTGR, from the coding sequence ATGATCGATTTTCAAGGACAGACCGCTCTGGTGACCGGTGCCGGAGCCGGCATCGGCCGGGCCTATGCCCTGGAACTGGCCCGGCGGGGGGCAAATGTGGTGGTCAATGATATCGGCCGGACCCGTGACGGGCTGTTTTGTGCGGATGTTGTGGTAGATGACATCGACCAGGTCCGGGAATTTGATACCTGCGGGGAGATTTACAGTCTGGGCCGGCCCCTGACCGGGCGGTGA